From a region of the Streptomyces tirandamycinicus genome:
- a CDS encoding ArsO family NAD(P)H-dependent flavin-containing monooxygenase: MTPQTQVVVIGGGQSGLAAGYHLRRLGVDFTVLDAGTAPGGAWQHVWDSLRLFSPAAFSSLPGRLMPPVPGEPYPDARHVVDYLSDYEKRYALPVQHGVQVRGVHRDGPLLRVETDSGAWRARAVISATGNWSRPFLPSVPGRASFRGEQLHTAGYRRPEDFTGKRVIVVGGGNSGAQIAADLAGHADVTWATRRPPRFLPDDVDGRVLFDVATARRTALDAGRTDPGGVASLGDVVAVPAVRHAKDHGLLTATPMFARLNADGVEWPGGTRAAADTVVWCTGFRPALAHLAPLGLRGPRGRIATSGTRAADEPRLHLLGYGDWTGPASATLIGVGRPARDAAREIAAVVTRGTR; this comes from the coding sequence ATGACCCCACAGACACAGGTGGTGGTGATCGGCGGCGGCCAGTCCGGGCTGGCCGCCGGCTACCACCTGCGCCGCCTCGGCGTCGACTTCACCGTCCTCGACGCCGGGACCGCACCGGGCGGCGCATGGCAGCACGTCTGGGACTCCCTCCGCCTGTTCTCCCCGGCGGCCTTCTCCTCGCTGCCCGGCCGGCTCATGCCGCCCGTTCCCGGCGAGCCGTACCCGGACGCCCGGCACGTGGTGGACTACCTCTCCGACTACGAGAAGCGCTACGCACTGCCGGTGCAGCACGGAGTCCAGGTCCGCGGCGTACACCGCGACGGCCCCCTCCTGCGGGTCGAGACCGACTCCGGCGCCTGGCGGGCCCGTGCCGTGATCAGCGCGACCGGCAACTGGTCGCGGCCCTTCCTGCCGTCCGTACCGGGCCGCGCCTCCTTCCGGGGCGAGCAGCTCCACACGGCCGGCTACCGCCGCCCGGAGGACTTCACCGGGAAGCGCGTCATCGTCGTCGGCGGCGGCAACTCGGGGGCGCAGATCGCGGCCGACCTCGCCGGGCATGCCGACGTCACCTGGGCCACCCGGCGCCCACCGCGCTTCCTCCCCGACGACGTGGACGGGCGTGTCCTGTTCGACGTCGCCACCGCGCGCCGCACGGCGCTCGACGCGGGCCGCACCGACCCCGGCGGCGTCGCGTCCCTGGGCGACGTCGTCGCGGTCCCGGCCGTCCGGCACGCCAAGGACCACGGACTGCTCACGGCCACACCCATGTTCGCCCGCCTGAACGCCGACGGCGTCGAGTGGCCGGGCGGCACCCGGGCCGCCGCGGACACCGTCGTCTGGTGCACCGGCTTCCGGCCGGCGCTGGCCCACCTCGCCCCGCTCGGGCTCAGGGGCCCGCGCGGCCGCATCGCCACATCCGGTACCCGAGCAGCCGACGAGCCGCGTCTGCACCTCCTCGGCTACGGGGACTGGACCGGCCCCGCCTCCGCCACCCTCATCGGAGTCGGCCGCCCCGCGCGGGACGCCGCGCGCGAGATCGCCGCCGTGGTGACGCGGGGCACCCGGTGA